The following proteins come from a genomic window of Paramicrobacterium humi:
- a CDS encoding ABC transporter permease has protein sequence MTAPTVAARRRGASAIYAGNARSVMLRGWRATASTNWLVMLSGFFEPIFYLLSMGIGLGALVGNVEGPGGHEIPYAAFIAPALLAVAAMNGAVYDSTWNVFFKMKFSKIYEGMLSTSLGPFDIALGEISLALIRGALYAFGFMVVMQLLGLNLSWWALLAFPSVLLIAFAFASFGMAVTSYMKTFQHMDWINFFLMPMFLFSATFYPLSVYPESVQYVIQALPLWHGVELVRGLTTGVVSVGMLWHVLYFAVMIVVGLVFTTRRLRALFLD, from the coding sequence ATGACCGCGCCGACTGTCGCCGCGCGCCGGCGCGGCGCCTCCGCGATCTACGCGGGCAACGCCCGCTCCGTCATGCTGCGCGGCTGGCGCGCCACCGCGAGCACGAACTGGCTCGTCATGCTCTCCGGCTTCTTCGAGCCCATCTTCTACCTGCTGTCGATGGGCATCGGTCTTGGCGCGCTCGTCGGCAACGTGGAAGGCCCGGGCGGGCACGAGATCCCGTATGCGGCTTTCATCGCTCCCGCGCTTCTCGCCGTCGCGGCGATGAACGGCGCCGTCTACGACTCCACGTGGAACGTGTTCTTCAAGATGAAGTTCTCGAAGATCTACGAGGGGATGCTGTCGACCTCACTCGGTCCGTTCGACATCGCTCTCGGCGAGATCTCGCTCGCCCTCATCCGCGGCGCGCTGTACGCCTTCGGCTTCATGGTCGTGATGCAGCTGCTCGGCCTCAACCTGTCGTGGTGGGCGCTGCTCGCGTTCCCGTCCGTGCTGCTCATCGCGTTCGCGTTCGCGAGCTTCGGCATGGCCGTGACGAGTTACATGAAGACGTTCCAGCACATGGACTGGATCAACTTCTTCCTCATGCCCATGTTCCTGTTCTCTGCCACGTTCTACCCGCTGAGCGTCTACCCGGAATCCGTGCAGTACGTCATCCAGGCGCTGCCGCTCTGGCACGGCGTCGAGCTCGTGCGCGGGCTCACGACGGGCGTCGTCAGCGTCGGGATGCTGTGGCACGTGCTCTACTTCGCCGTCATGATCGTCGTCGGCCTCGTGTTCACGACCCGGCGCCTGCGCGCCCTGTTCCTCGACTGA
- a CDS encoding ABC transporter permease has translation MTTPTMTTTDAARARSASRATRRWGAWYVAEHRFRSMLAYTQTVIATGIGSPLMYLFAMGVGLASLVDANVEGNGLSVSYLVFVAPALLVMASFQAASEEFSYPIMLGFKWNPIFTGMGASPLTPGQIIDGQAIATTARLIVTSVLYFVFMLLFGAVPGPYGWLALVPAVLTGLAFGAPLMAYTATLERDSGQLAMVMRFLVLPLTLFSGTVFPLTQLPWFLQWIGWVSPLWHGTELARVFAYGHVEPVWLSVVHVAYLVLLAAIGWMLARRVAARRLNR, from the coding sequence ATGACCACCCCGACCATGACGACGACGGATGCCGCTCGCGCGCGGTCCGCCTCCCGGGCGACGCGCCGATGGGGAGCCTGGTACGTTGCCGAGCACCGTTTCCGCAGCATGCTCGCCTACACCCAGACCGTGATCGCCACGGGCATCGGATCGCCGCTCATGTACCTTTTCGCCATGGGCGTCGGACTCGCGAGTCTCGTCGACGCGAACGTCGAGGGCAACGGGCTGAGCGTGAGCTACCTCGTCTTCGTCGCTCCCGCCCTCCTGGTCATGGCGTCGTTCCAGGCGGCATCCGAGGAATTCAGCTATCCGATCATGCTCGGCTTCAAGTGGAACCCGATCTTCACGGGCATGGGCGCGAGCCCGCTGACACCGGGCCAGATCATCGACGGGCAGGCCATCGCGACGACCGCCCGCCTGATCGTGACCTCGGTGCTGTACTTCGTGTTCATGCTGCTGTTCGGCGCTGTCCCCGGACCGTACGGCTGGCTCGCGCTCGTCCCGGCCGTGTTGACAGGCCTCGCCTTCGGCGCCCCGCTCATGGCCTACACCGCGACCCTCGAGCGAGACAGCGGGCAGCTCGCCATGGTCATGCGCTTCCTCGTGCTTCCGCTCACCCTGTTCTCGGGCACGGTGTTCCCGCTCACGCAGCTGCCGTGGTTCCTGCAGTGGATCGGCTGGGTCTCGCCGCTCTGGCACGGCACAGAACTCGCGCGCGTGTTCGCGTACGGCCACGTCGAACCGGTGTGGCTGAGCGTCGTCCACGTCGCGTACCTCGTGCTGCTGGCCGCGATCGGGTGGATGCTGGCACGGCGCGTCGCCGCACGAAGGCTCAACCGATGA
- a CDS encoding ABC transporter ATP-binding protein: MPAPVIEATNLVKKYKDFAAVDDISFAVSPGESFGLLGPNGAGKSTTMRMIGAVSTRTSGTLSVLGLDPNDAGPEIRSQLGVVPQADNLDEELRARENLLVYGRYFGLPRRLVAGRADELLAFAQLEDKAKAKVDDLSGGMKRRLTIARALINDPRILLLDEPTTGLDPQARHILWDRLFRLKEQGTTLVLTTHYMDEAEQLCDRLVVVDKGRIMAEGSPSALIRQYSSREVLEVRFGSQNNHVVARDLENVGDRLEVLPDRILIYSANGEEALSALTSRGHNPITSLVRRSSLEDVFLRLTGRSLIE, translated from the coding sequence GTGCCAGCACCTGTCATCGAAGCCACGAACCTCGTCAAGAAGTACAAGGACTTCGCCGCCGTCGACGACATCTCCTTCGCGGTGTCGCCCGGCGAATCGTTCGGGCTGCTCGGCCCCAATGGCGCGGGCAAGTCGACGACCATGCGCATGATCGGCGCCGTCTCCACACGCACCTCGGGCACTCTCAGCGTTCTCGGACTCGACCCGAACGACGCCGGCCCGGAGATTCGGTCGCAGCTCGGCGTCGTCCCGCAGGCCGACAACCTCGACGAGGAGCTGCGCGCTCGCGAGAACCTCCTCGTCTACGGTCGCTACTTCGGTCTGCCGCGCCGGCTCGTGGCCGGTCGCGCCGACGAGCTGTTGGCGTTCGCGCAGCTCGAGGACAAGGCGAAGGCGAAGGTCGACGACCTCTCCGGTGGCATGAAGCGGCGCCTCACGATCGCCCGAGCCCTCATCAACGACCCGCGCATCCTCCTGCTCGACGAGCCCACGACAGGTCTCGACCCTCAGGCCCGCCACATCCTGTGGGACCGCCTGTTCCGCCTCAAGGAGCAGGGCACGACGCTCGTGCTCACGACCCACTACATGGACGAGGCCGAGCAGCTGTGCGACCGCCTCGTCGTCGTCGACAAGGGCCGCATCATGGCCGAGGGCTCCCCATCGGCGCTCATCCGACAGTACTCGTCCCGCGAGGTGCTCGAGGTGCGCTTCGGCTCGCAGAACAACCACGTGGTCGCACGCGACCTCGAGAACGTCGGCGACCGCCTCGAGGTGCTTCCCGACCGCATCCTCATCTACTCGGCAAACGGCGAGGAAGCCCTCAGCGCCCTCACCTCCCGCGGCCACAACCCGATCACGAGCCTCGTGCGCCGCTCGAGCCTCGAGGACGTGTTCCTCCGCCTCACCGGCCGGAGCCTGATCGAATGA
- a CDS encoding MFS transporter produces MTSATFRSLAGYNYRLWAAGALVSNVGTWMQRTAQDWLVLTELTDNNAVAVGIVMALQFGPPVLLLPVTGWVADRFDRRHVLMATQSAMGVLGLLLGLLTVTGVVQLWHVYVFAFLLGCTAAFDAPARQVFVSSLVERHNLSNAVGLNSASFNIARMIGPAVAGLLIAVIGTGWVFLINAASFAAVLASLALLRKHELYSTERASGGKAGLIEGFRYIRHRPDIMVILVIIFIIGTFGLNFPIFTSTMATTVFHKGAGEFGVLSSIMAIGSVAGALLAARRERPRISLLFAGGAVFGVGCTFAAVAPGYWLFAASLTIIGISAQTLTTSANSVVQLSTDPTVRGRVMAIYMAIFMGGTPIGAPIVGWVADTFGARWGLAVGAGSGFAAAIVGVLYLVKFHNMRVRFANRRLRLQFGDVEQAQEELATQEISIQRTSGS; encoded by the coding sequence GTGACCAGCGCGACCTTCCGGTCTCTTGCCGGCTACAACTATCGGCTGTGGGCGGCGGGCGCCCTCGTTTCGAACGTCGGGACGTGGATGCAGCGCACCGCCCAGGACTGGCTCGTGCTCACCGAGCTCACCGACAACAACGCGGTAGCGGTCGGCATCGTGATGGCACTGCAGTTCGGCCCTCCCGTGCTGCTGCTCCCGGTCACCGGCTGGGTCGCTGACCGCTTCGACCGGCGCCACGTGCTCATGGCCACTCAGTCGGCGATGGGCGTGCTCGGCCTGCTTCTCGGTCTGCTCACGGTCACGGGCGTCGTGCAGCTCTGGCACGTCTACGTGTTCGCGTTCCTGCTCGGCTGCACCGCCGCATTCGACGCTCCTGCCCGTCAGGTCTTCGTATCGTCGCTCGTCGAACGCCATAACCTCTCGAACGCGGTCGGCCTGAACTCGGCGTCGTTCAACATCGCGCGCATGATCGGGCCCGCTGTCGCCGGGCTGCTCATCGCGGTCATCGGCACGGGCTGGGTGTTCCTGATCAACGCGGCCTCCTTCGCCGCGGTGCTCGCCTCGCTCGCGCTGCTGCGCAAGCACGAGCTGTACTCGACCGAGCGCGCGAGCGGCGGCAAAGCAGGATTGATCGAGGGATTCCGCTACATCCGGCACCGTCCCGACATCATGGTGATCCTCGTCATCATCTTCATCATCGGAACGTTCGGCCTCAACTTCCCGATCTTCACCTCGACGATGGCGACGACGGTGTTCCACAAGGGCGCCGGGGAGTTCGGCGTCCTCTCCTCGATCATGGCGATCGGCTCCGTCGCGGGCGCCCTGCTCGCCGCCCGACGCGAACGACCGCGCATCAGTCTGCTGTTCGCGGGCGGCGCCGTCTTCGGGGTCGGCTGCACCTTCGCCGCGGTCGCTCCCGGCTACTGGCTGTTCGCGGCATCCCTCACCATCATCGGAATCTCCGCGCAGACACTCACGACGAGCGCGAACAGTGTCGTGCAGCTCTCAACCGACCCGACGGTCCGAGGGCGGGTGATGGCCATCTACATGGCGATCTTCATGGGCGGCACCCCCATCGGTGCGCCCATCGTCGGCTGGGTCGCCGACACCTTCGGCGCCCGCTGGGGCCTCGCGGTCGGTGCCGGTTCCGGCTTCGCGGCGGCCATCGTCGGAGTGCTCTACCTCGTCAAGTTCCACAACATGCGCGTGCGCTTCGCCAACCGCCGGCTCCGGCTGCAGTTCGGCGACGTCGAGCAGGCGCAGGAGGAACTCGCGACGCAGGAGATCTCGATCCAGCGCACGAGCGGATCGTGA
- a CDS encoding DUF2087 domain-containing protein: protein MTEESSISWRAVVAALANAEARRAYAHVVLGHDVADAPPKSVRQLERAGLIVADGDRFIADGSALRTLLRETAEESPQAGPERYLRRDGRVDRYPSKPDDRVELLGFIAAHVIAPDERLAEPELNERLLRFDEDTARLRRHLVDYGVLSRTPSGSEYALSPAGEFSPH, encoded by the coding sequence ATGACCGAGGAATCATCGATCTCCTGGCGCGCCGTCGTCGCAGCGCTCGCCAATGCCGAGGCGCGCCGCGCGTACGCGCACGTCGTGCTCGGGCACGACGTGGCCGACGCGCCGCCGAAGAGCGTGCGTCAGCTCGAACGTGCCGGTCTGATCGTCGCGGACGGCGATCGCTTCATCGCCGACGGCTCTGCGTTGCGAACGCTTCTGCGTGAGACCGCTGAGGAATCGCCGCAGGCAGGGCCCGAGCGCTACCTGCGCCGGGACGGCCGCGTCGACCGATACCCCTCGAAGCCTGACGATCGCGTCGAGCTCCTGGGATTCATCGCCGCCCACGTCATCGCTCCCGACGAGCGCCTCGCCGAGCCCGAGCTGAACGAGCGGCTCCTGAGGTTCGACGAGGACACCGCGAGGCTTCGGCGGCACCTTGTCGACTACGGCGTGCTGTCGCGAACGCCGTCGGGATCCGAGTACGCGCTCTCGCCTGCGGGGGAGTTCTCGCCACACTGA
- a CDS encoding LysE family translocator, translating into MAIGTVVAFWAVSFMFVITPGADWAYAISAGLRNRTVLPAVGGMLSGHLLAALVVAAGVGALVAGAPVLLTVLTIAGCAYLVWLGIGLLRRPAAPYAGEAVGEAESPWRQVLTGFGVSGLNPKVFILFVALVPQFADAHTNWPIGVQILVLGLVHIASSALVYTGVGAGARVVLRARPSVARIVTRCSGAAMILVGIALFVERLVTA; encoded by the coding sequence GTGGCCATCGGAACCGTCGTCGCGTTCTGGGCGGTGTCATTCATGTTCGTGATCACCCCGGGCGCGGACTGGGCATACGCGATCTCGGCCGGGCTGCGCAATCGCACGGTGCTTCCGGCTGTCGGCGGCATGCTGAGCGGACACTTGCTCGCCGCCCTCGTCGTCGCCGCGGGCGTCGGCGCGCTCGTGGCCGGAGCCCCGGTTCTGCTCACGGTGCTCACGATCGCCGGCTGCGCCTACCTCGTCTGGCTCGGCATCGGACTGCTCCGGCGGCCGGCGGCGCCGTACGCCGGCGAAGCCGTCGGGGAGGCCGAGTCCCCGTGGCGCCAGGTGCTCACGGGCTTCGGCGTGAGCGGACTGAACCCGAAGGTGTTCATCCTCTTCGTCGCCCTCGTACCGCAATTCGCCGACGCGCACACGAACTGGCCCATCGGCGTCCAGATTCTCGTGCTCGGCCTCGTGCACATCGCGAGCAGCGCCCTCGTCTACACGGGAGTCGGCGCCGGAGCTCGCGTTGTGCTTCGCGCTCGCCCGAGCGTTGCCCGCATCGTCACGCGCTGTTCGGGCGCCGCGATGATCCTCGTGGGTATCGCGCTCTTCGTCGAGCGACTCGTGACCGCCTGA
- a CDS encoding Lrp/AsnC family transcriptional regulator gives MDAVDRKILAELQNDGRLSLTELAERVKLSLSPCHRRLRALEQSGAITGYKAQLDAATLGLGFETLVFVSMRDASRDTLIAFEREIGEIPHILQAQRLFGDPDYLLRVIARDLRAFQTFYDEVLSGLPGVQRLTSTLVMKTVVEDRALPL, from the coding sequence ATGGACGCCGTGGATCGAAAGATACTTGCCGAGCTGCAGAACGATGGCCGGCTCTCACTCACCGAGCTCGCGGAGCGGGTGAAGCTGAGCCTCTCACCCTGCCACCGGCGGCTGCGCGCCCTCGAGCAGTCGGGAGCGATAACCGGCTACAAGGCGCAGCTCGACGCGGCGACCCTCGGCCTCGGGTTCGAGACGCTCGTCTTCGTGTCGATGCGCGATGCATCACGCGACACGCTCATCGCGTTCGAGCGCGAGATCGGCGAGATCCCGCACATTCTGCAGGCGCAACGGCTCTTCGGCGATCCGGACTATCTGTTGCGCGTCATCGCACGCGACCTGCGGGCGTTCCAGACGTTCTACGACGAGGTGCTCTCCGGACTCCCGGGGGTTCAGCGCCTCACGTCGACGCTCGTGATGAAGACCGTCGTCGAGGACCGGGCCCTCCCCCTCTGA
- a CDS encoding DeoR/GlpR family DNA-binding transcription regulator: MTDAETLPAELRRVRIRERLEQRGYIRVADIARDFAVSGVTARGDLDALVESGSVRRVHGGAVSAGAVPESPVEESERSEAESKRAIGRRVAAMIDSGQSVFLDVGSTALAVARALVERADLRDVVVITNGLSTALALEAAVPRLSVIVTGGALRPLQHSLVNPMAQQIIGSVHADLAVLGCNGVDATAGVTNVNLPEAEIKRAMIAASDRVVITADASKLGRVTVGHVADLADVDTIVTDAAAETAAIEELRRAGAAVLLA; this comes from the coding sequence GTGACGGATGCCGAGACCCTGCCTGCCGAGCTTCGCCGCGTTCGCATCCGCGAGCGGCTCGAGCAGCGCGGCTACATCCGCGTCGCCGATATCGCGCGCGACTTCGCGGTGTCGGGTGTCACGGCGCGCGGCGACCTCGACGCTCTCGTCGAGTCGGGCAGCGTGAGGCGCGTGCACGGCGGAGCGGTGTCGGCCGGCGCTGTTCCCGAGTCGCCCGTCGAGGAGTCGGAGCGATCGGAGGCCGAGTCCAAGCGCGCCATCGGCCGCCGCGTCGCCGCGATGATCGACTCCGGGCAGAGCGTCTTCCTCGACGTCGGCTCGACGGCGCTCGCCGTCGCTCGGGCCCTCGTCGAACGCGCAGACCTCCGCGATGTCGTCGTGATCACGAACGGGCTGTCCACGGCGCTCGCCCTCGAAGCGGCGGTGCCGCGGCTCAGCGTCATCGTCACGGGCGGCGCGCTCCGCCCGCTTCAGCACTCCCTCGTCAACCCGATGGCGCAGCAGATCATCGGCAGCGTGCATGCCGACCTCGCCGTGCTCGGCTGCAATGGCGTCGACGCAACTGCAGGAGTCACGAACGTGAACCTGCCGGAGGCGGAGATCAAGCGCGCCATGATCGCGGCATCCGACCGAGTGGTCATCACTGCCGACGCGTCCAAACTGGGCCGCGTGACCGTCGGCCACGTCGCCGACCTCGCGGACGTCGACACGATCGTGACGGATGCCGCCGCGGAAACCGCCGCGATCGAGGAGCTGCGCCGTGCTGGAGCCGCCGTGCTTCTCGCGTAG
- the galT gene encoding galactose-1-phosphate uridylyltransferase, with amino-acid sequence MTSPSSTVLSGGITTQSHRLADGRELIYFDDPGTTLPRERAADARELDPRPATATMRQDPLTGEWISIAAARQNRAFLPPAELDPLAPQSPTNPSEVPSDYDVAVFENRSPSFGPLTVDDHAPSGLDDLAEIGLERTRTSVGRCEVVCFSPAREGSFGSLSRTRARTVIEAWAERTRALSELPGVQQVFPFENRGVEIGVTLQHPHGQIYSYPYVTPRTQRLLAAIDSYGPSLMGDILAREQAGDRMLLRGEHWSAFVPFAARWPVEVHMLPHRHVADFAETTAEERDELAGLYLRLLRGVDALYDTPTPYIAAWHQAPVHTGRDSVRLMLQLTSPRRAADKLKYLAGSEAAMGAWIGDIPPETAAQNLRDAIARADRAHPVEPQESR; translated from the coding sequence ATGACCTCCCCCTCTTCGACAGTTCTCAGCGGCGGCATCACGACGCAGTCGCACCGCCTCGCCGATGGCCGCGAGCTCATCTACTTCGACGATCCGGGCACGACGCTCCCCCGCGAGCGCGCGGCCGACGCCCGCGAACTCGACCCTCGACCGGCGACGGCGACGATGCGCCAGGACCCCCTCACGGGCGAGTGGATCTCGATCGCAGCCGCCCGGCAGAACCGCGCGTTCCTGCCGCCTGCCGAGCTCGATCCGCTCGCTCCGCAGTCGCCGACGAACCCGTCGGAAGTGCCGAGCGATTACGACGTCGCCGTGTTCGAGAACCGCTCGCCGTCGTTCGGCCCGCTCACCGTCGACGACCACGCCCCTTCCGGACTCGACGACCTCGCCGAGATCGGCCTCGAGCGAACGCGCACATCTGTGGGCCGCTGCGAGGTCGTGTGCTTCTCGCCGGCCCGCGAAGGCTCGTTCGGCTCACTCAGCCGCACGCGAGCCCGCACCGTCATCGAAGCGTGGGCCGAACGCACGCGAGCGCTGTCCGAGCTCCCCGGCGTGCAGCAGGTATTCCCGTTCGAGAACCGCGGGGTCGAGATCGGCGTCACGCTGCAGCATCCGCACGGCCAGATCTACTCCTACCCCTACGTGACTCCGCGCACCCAGCGACTGCTCGCCGCCATCGACTCCTATGGGCCGAGCCTCATGGGCGACATCCTCGCGCGTGAGCAGGCCGGCGATCGGATGCTGCTGCGCGGCGAGCACTGGAGCGCCTTCGTGCCGTTCGCGGCACGCTGGCCGGTCGAAGTGCACATGCTGCCGCACCGGCACGTCGCCGACTTCGCCGAGACCACGGCCGAGGAGCGCGATGAGCTCGCGGGGCTGTATCTCCGCCTGCTGCGCGGCGTCGACGCCCTCTACGACACACCGACGCCGTACATCGCGGCGTGGCATCAGGCGCCCGTGCACACGGGTCGCGACAGCGTGCGGCTCATGCTGCAGCTGACCTCGCCCCGTCGCGCCGCCGACAAGCTCAAGTACCTCGCCGGGTCCGAAGCGGCGATGGGCGCGTGGATCGGCGACATCCCGCCCGAGACCGCCGCCCAGAACCTTCGCGACGCGATTGCCCGCGCCGACCGCGCCCACCCCGTCGAGCCCCAGGAGTCCCGATGA